The following are encoded in a window of Salinigranum halophilum genomic DNA:
- a CDS encoding alkaline phosphatase D family protein — MADDAGLDGLDEPARGPDDHAELLSALDSHDLAVATDPESPAEAGFDFALGAAESTADAVFPQSVASGGPTPEGVILWTRIDPGAFDPTEPLGVQVAHDEAFEDVCYEGVVTDTARIRAHDYTVKVDLDGRLASDSEYRYRFVYRGTRSNTGRCRTLPAPDSSPESLRLGLLACQNYLNGYYPAYHHVAEEDVDFLVHVGDFVYESGAGDFKGLGSYDYPGREKSLPSGNGRVWNLDDYRYLYRLYRSDRFLQEAMEAHTLIAGWDDHEMVNDVYWNRETDAPAGDHPRGDDPRFMTELIADAMHAWWEFMPARVEYDPGGDSLQERFRLWRDFEFGDLVTLAMTDERLFRDPPREAIPTADNVGPQYEPPGRTMLGTDQREWLVETLTESGSRWTVWADEVLTVPFRLGSGPLSLYPVQGGWDGYTRERMRITERLADADVDNFVTLTGDMHCYIAAYQQTSYPGRVTGGEGVAQGERMGVEFMTPAITSLNVAEALHLTRGWRKRLTEPLLSWLIPLMNPHIEFFDSHNWGYSVVEFTREDCTYVGYAVDKTVNGPAAEKEVVVAYRVPDGRVELRDVTDEYVR; from the coding sequence ATGGCAGACGACGCTGGCCTCGACGGGCTGGACGAACCCGCGCGCGGCCCCGACGACCACGCCGAACTCCTCTCCGCGCTCGACTCACACGACCTGGCGGTGGCGACCGACCCGGAGTCCCCGGCCGAAGCCGGGTTCGACTTCGCCCTCGGGGCGGCGGAGTCGACTGCCGACGCCGTCTTCCCCCAGTCCGTCGCGAGTGGCGGTCCGACGCCCGAGGGTGTCATCCTCTGGACCCGCATCGACCCCGGGGCGTTCGACCCCACGGAGCCACTGGGGGTGCAGGTCGCCCACGACGAGGCCTTCGAGGACGTCTGCTACGAGGGCGTCGTGACGGACACGGCACGTATCCGCGCACACGACTACACGGTCAAGGTTGACCTCGACGGACGACTCGCTTCCGACAGCGAGTACCGGTACCGGTTCGTCTACCGTGGAACCCGCTCGAACACCGGCCGATGTCGGACGCTCCCGGCTCCCGACTCGTCCCCGGAGTCGCTCCGTCTCGGCCTGTTGGCGTGTCAGAACTACCTCAACGGCTACTACCCCGCCTATCATCACGTCGCCGAGGAGGACGTCGACTTCCTCGTCCACGTCGGCGACTTCGTCTACGAGTCCGGCGCGGGTGACTTCAAGGGGCTGGGGTCGTACGACTACCCCGGTCGGGAGAAGTCGCTCCCGAGCGGGAACGGTCGTGTCTGGAACCTCGACGATTACCGCTATCTGTATCGACTGTACCGGAGCGACCGCTTCCTTCAGGAGGCGATGGAGGCACACACGCTCATCGCCGGCTGGGACGACCACGAGATGGTCAACGACGTCTACTGGAACCGCGAGACGGACGCGCCCGCCGGCGACCATCCGCGAGGGGACGACCCGCGATTCATGACCGAACTGATCGCCGACGCGATGCACGCCTGGTGGGAGTTCATGCCCGCCCGCGTCGAGTACGACCCCGGCGGCGACTCGTTGCAGGAGCGCTTCCGCCTCTGGCGCGACTTCGAGTTCGGTGACCTCGTGACGCTCGCGATGACCGACGAGCGACTCTTTCGTGACCCACCGCGCGAAGCGATTCCCACGGCGGACAACGTCGGCCCCCAGTACGAACCCCCAGGGCGGACGATGCTCGGAACCGACCAGCGCGAGTGGCTCGTGGAGACGCTCACCGAGTCGGGGTCGAGGTGGACCGTCTGGGCCGACGAGGTGCTGACGGTCCCGTTCCGACTCGGCTCCGGCCCGCTGTCGCTGTACCCCGTACAGGGCGGCTGGGACGGCTACACGAGAGAACGGATGCGCATCACGGAGCGACTCGCCGACGCCGACGTCGACAACTTCGTCACGCTGACCGGCGACATGCACTGTTACATCGCGGCCTACCAGCAGACGTCCTACCCCGGACGAGTCACCGGCGGTGAGGGCGTCGCCCAGGGCGAGCGGATGGGCGTCGAGTTCATGACGCCCGCCATCACCTCGCTGAACGTCGCCGAGGCGTTACACCTCACCCGGGGGTGGCGCAAACGTCTCACCGAGCCGCTGCTCTCGTGGCTGATTCCGCTGATGAACCCCCACATCGAGTTCTTCGACAGCCACAACTGGGGCTACTCGGTCGTGGAGTTCACCCGTGAGGACTGTACCTACGTCGGCTACGCGGTGGACAAGACCGTGAACGGCCCCGCGGCCGAGAAGGAGGTCGTCGTCGCCTACCGCGTGCCGGACGGTCGGGTCGAACTCCGGGACGTGACCGACGAGTACGTCCGGTAG
- a CDS encoding DUF6517 family protein, with amino-acid sequence MSNDDPPAPHVDVPDGWVATETTTERVFSVSKVTVTATTVVYEDEQLRERGDEAFRRFVFASRLRLQPATKPSKPLTKLVTSRAKAGFADRLRERGMEGVEERETRRFRVDDSDATLVGYDASCAVDRTSLAVDGWVAAWPHESGDYLVAGGAYPTRVLDGDGSDHLEPGRFRDELFSIVRGIR; translated from the coding sequence ATGAGCAACGACGACCCACCGGCCCCCCACGTCGACGTTCCGGACGGGTGGGTCGCGACGGAGACCACCACCGAGCGCGTCTTCTCCGTGAGCAAGGTGACCGTCACCGCCACGACGGTCGTGTACGAGGACGAACAGCTCCGCGAGCGGGGTGACGAGGCGTTCCGCCGGTTCGTCTTCGCCAGCCGTCTCCGCCTCCAGCCCGCGACGAAACCGTCGAAGCCGCTGACCAAACTGGTCACGTCGCGGGCGAAGGCCGGTTTCGCCGACCGCCTGCGAGAGCGCGGGATGGAGGGCGTCGAAGAGCGCGAGACGCGGCGGTTTCGGGTCGACGACAGCGACGCGACGCTCGTGGGCTACGATGCCTCGTGTGCGGTGGACCGAACGAGCCTCGCCGTCGACGGCTGGGTCGCCGCCTGGCCCCACGAGAGCGGCGACTACCTGGTCGCCGGCGGCGCGTACCCCACACGGGTCCTCGACGGTGATGGAAGTGACCACCTCGAACCCGGTCGGTTCCGCGACGAACTGTTCTCTATCGTCCGGGGAATCCGCTGA
- a CDS encoding RPA12/RPB9/RPC11 RNA polymerase family protein, whose protein sequence is MEFCDECGSMMKTDGDKWVCPEGHEKLRDRAKETTMKTTQGQEHSSAVDMSDVDDAEIGPTTTVKCVNPDCDNDRARYEMKQIRSADESETRFFTCTECGQKWREDDH, encoded by the coding sequence ATGGAGTTCTGTGACGAGTGCGGTTCGATGATGAAGACGGACGGAGACAAGTGGGTCTGCCCCGAAGGACACGAGAAGCTGCGCGACCGCGCGAAGGAGACGACGATGAAGACGACCCAGGGCCAAGAACACAGCAGCGCCGTCGACATGTCCGACGTCGACGACGCCGAAATCGGCCCGACGACGACGGTCAAATGCGTCAACCCCGACTGCGACAACGACCGCGCTCGCTACGAGATGAAGCAGATCCGGTCGGCGGACGAGTCCGAGACGCGCTTTTTCACCTGCACCGAGTGCGGCCAGAAGTGGCGCGAGGACGACCACTGA
- a CDS encoding DUF5789 family protein: MSDFSENVDVEARCERLRYPVMRADAAAAFSDVTVETDAGETNLGVVISESERDSFANPDELHAELTAALERAP; this comes from the coding sequence ATGAGCGACTTTTCCGAGAACGTCGACGTCGAGGCACGATGCGAGCGGCTTCGTTACCCGGTGATGCGGGCCGACGCCGCGGCGGCGTTCTCGGACGTGACCGTCGAGACCGACGCGGGAGAGACGAACCTCGGAGTCGTCATCTCCGAGTCGGAACGCGACTCCTTCGCGAACCCCGACGAACTGCACGCCGAACTCACGGCCGCCCTCGAACGAGCCCCCTGA
- a CDS encoding DUF5789 family protein: MYVEAELKLNTLLEQFESLDYPLDRDTAAESFERSTLLMADGETNLGTLIEQTVTPTFASAEDLFVELQTVLPIEAVGEPGQSDGDA, from the coding sequence ATGTACGTGGAAGCCGAACTCAAACTGAACACGCTCCTCGAGCAGTTCGAATCCCTCGACTACCCCCTCGACCGTGACACGGCGGCCGAGTCGTTCGAGCGGTCGACGCTGTTGATGGCCGACGGCGAGACGAACCTCGGGACGCTCATCGAACAGACGGTGACGCCGACGTTCGCCTCGGCCGAGGACCTCTTCGTCGAACTGCAGACCGTCCTCCCCATCGAGGCGGTGGGTGAGCCCGGACAGTCGGACGGCGACGCCTGA
- a CDS encoding enoyl-CoA hydratase/isomerase family protein — protein sequence MATDTDWETVSLDIDDDVATLTVDRPDSLNALNTATMDALEEALAAAEDADVRALVLTGAGDKAFIAGADISYMQSLSTEEAEAYAEQGHDICRTLERFPGATIAAVNGYAFGGGCEMALACDLRVASERAVLGQTEIDLGIIPGWGGTQRLPALVGDEVARRLIFFGDRIDAQDAYEHGLVGEVVAHDQLDDHVAEMAADLAAKPKFALRAAKEALNKFHEAPRDAALDFERRTWSGLFGSHDQREGMEAFVEKRDAEFE from the coding sequence ATGGCCACGGACACGGATTGGGAGACAGTCTCGCTCGACATCGACGACGACGTCGCCACCCTGACGGTCGACCGCCCCGACAGCCTCAACGCCCTCAACACGGCGACGATGGACGCGCTGGAGGAGGCGCTCGCCGCCGCCGAAGACGCCGACGTCCGCGCCCTCGTACTCACGGGCGCGGGCGACAAGGCGTTCATCGCGGGCGCGGACATCTCCTACATGCAGTCGCTCTCGACGGAGGAGGCCGAAGCGTACGCCGAACAGGGTCACGACATCTGCCGGACGCTCGAACGGTTCCCGGGGGCGACTATCGCGGCCGTCAACGGCTACGCCTTCGGCGGCGGCTGTGAGATGGCACTGGCCTGTGACCTCCGCGTCGCCAGCGAACGCGCCGTCCTCGGACAGACCGAAATCGACCTGGGCATCATCCCCGGGTGGGGTGGGACCCAACGACTCCCCGCACTCGTCGGCGACGAGGTCGCGCGGCGGCTCATCTTCTTCGGCGACCGAATCGACGCCCAGGACGCCTACGAGCACGGTCTCGTCGGCGAGGTGGTCGCTCACGACCAACTTGACGACCACGTCGCGGAGATGGCCGCCGACCTCGCCGCGAAGCCGAAGTTCGCCCTCCGGGCCGCGAAGGAGGCGCTGAACAAGTTCCACGAGGCACCGCGCGACGCGGCGCTGGACTTCGAGCGGCGCACCTGGTCGGGGCTGTTCGGCAGCCACGACCAGCGCGAGGGGATGGAGGCGTTCGTCGAGAAGCGAGACGCCGAGTTCGAGTGA
- a CDS encoding ester cyclase, which yields MIETTNDELIEGVAEMWNEGNLGLVDEYIATDFVGHLMEDGRDLHGPDGYRQWVEETRETFPDLRLAFEPVFTAADVVCGRWAFTGTHEGQMPDLGIEPTGRTVEFSGLFIDRLEDGRVVEMWHLTDTLTLMQQLGVLEPEAAGTA from the coding sequence GTGATCGAAACGACCAACGACGAACTCATCGAAGGGGTCGCGGAGATGTGGAACGAGGGGAACCTCGGGCTGGTCGACGAGTACATCGCGACGGACTTCGTCGGCCACCTGATGGAGGACGGACGGGACCTGCACGGCCCGGACGGATATCGGCAGTGGGTCGAGGAGACCCGCGAGACGTTCCCGGACCTCCGACTCGCGTTCGAGCCGGTCTTCACCGCCGCCGACGTCGTCTGCGGCCGCTGGGCGTTCACCGGGACACACGAGGGTCAGATGCCCGACCTCGGCATCGAGCCGACCGGAAGGACCGTCGAGTTCTCGGGGCTCTTCATCGACCGACTCGAAGACGGCCGCGTCGTCGAGATGTGGCACCTGACGGACACCCTCACGCTCATGCAACAGCTAGGCGTGCTGGAGCCGGAAGCCGCAGGGACGGCGTAG
- a CDS encoding DUF5797 family protein: MTLSEEATERLADIVRLQPTKNKELQQRWGLDSGSEVHQYLENELKEYYYRDDNSLIRATTEAAELVGVDPGVEADDEGGVPSVIRVPELEARVFEAVADPDERSMSVVSVLHTLRETTTLDPDVDAVRQALQSLRRKGVVEVEYRAVPTFRRAVEADAVTVEAVETPSSDEGATSD, encoded by the coding sequence ATGACGCTCTCCGAGGAGGCTACAGAGCGGCTGGCCGACATCGTCCGCCTCCAGCCCACGAAGAACAAGGAGCTGCAGCAACGCTGGGGCCTCGACAGCGGGAGCGAGGTCCACCAGTACCTCGAGAACGAGCTCAAAGAGTACTACTACCGCGACGACAACAGCCTCATCCGCGCGACGACCGAGGCCGCGGAACTCGTCGGCGTCGACCCCGGTGTCGAGGCCGACGACGAGGGCGGCGTCCCCTCTGTCATCCGCGTCCCCGAACTCGAAGCACGGGTGTTCGAGGCCGTTGCCGACCCCGACGAGCGGTCGATGAGCGTCGTGAGCGTGCTGCACACGCTCCGCGAGACGACGACGCTCGACCCCGACGTCGACGCGGTCCGACAGGCGCTCCAGAGCCTCCGGCGCAAGGGAGTCGTCGAAGTCGAGTACCGCGCGGTCCCGACGTTTCGACGGGCCGTCGAGGCCGACGCCGTCACCGTCGAGGCCGTCGAGACTCCCTCGAGCGACGAGGGCGCGACGAGCGACTGA
- a CDS encoding DUF5787 family protein: MAVNAEFTFELVTCRWAERAWPPDGSRADAVLVARQVGTRKRRWDTLVVEADPAGLATRDRLGREELDSDLLHVVQHAPAEWAWYRDALPQPGYPWRYVREAIHRAAARDAVETRRRGNRIELRRVAPYPDWVSRVVAIENKPDLNASAARALASQIRYDVDCGLLDEVWVATRATDESVPSVLLEEFPVEAGVLAVDPVAGEAEVLWHPSSLSTTDEARRTVTAERAYGRGWRSYLDTMRPDCRHFELAESGRAFVPYCAAKGRCQTGAECAGSCDAFEPEPPGWRTRGWPIEGGPGKGLRSLLERRRERVRQRERERERASE; this comes from the coding sequence GTGGCTGTGAACGCGGAGTTCACGTTCGAACTCGTCACCTGTCGGTGGGCCGAACGCGCCTGGCCGCCCGACGGCTCGAGAGCCGACGCCGTCTTGGTCGCACGACAGGTCGGCACCCGGAAACGCCGGTGGGACACCCTCGTCGTCGAGGCGGACCCCGCGGGTCTCGCGACGCGTGACCGACTGGGTCGCGAGGAACTCGACTCGGACCTCCTGCACGTCGTTCAGCACGCCCCGGCCGAGTGGGCGTGGTACCGCGACGCTCTGCCCCAGCCAGGGTATCCGTGGCGGTACGTCCGCGAGGCAATCCACCGCGCCGCCGCCCGCGACGCCGTCGAGACGCGCCGCCGAGGGAACCGCATCGAACTCCGGCGGGTCGCGCCGTACCCCGACTGGGTGTCGAGGGTGGTCGCCATCGAGAACAAACCCGACCTCAACGCGAGCGCCGCCCGCGCGCTCGCCTCCCAGATCAGATACGACGTCGACTGCGGCCTCCTGGACGAGGTGTGGGTCGCCACGCGCGCGACCGACGAGTCCGTTCCGAGCGTCCTCTTGGAGGAGTTCCCCGTCGAGGCGGGTGTCCTCGCCGTCGACCCCGTCGCGGGCGAGGCGGAGGTGCTGTGGCATCCGTCGAGCCTGTCGACGACGGACGAAGCGCGGCGGACCGTCACCGCCGAGCGGGCGTACGGGCGGGGGTGGCGGTCGTACCTCGACACGATGCGGCCGGACTGCCGACACTTCGAACTCGCCGAATCCGGGCGGGCGTTCGTCCCGTACTGCGCGGCGAAAGGGCGGTGTCAGACCGGGGCCGAGTGCGCCGGGTCGTGCGACGCCTTCGAACCGGAGCCGCCCGGCTGGCGGACGCGTGGCTGGCCCATCGAGGGCGGGCCGGGTAAGGGACTCAGGTCGCTTCTCGAACGGCGGCGCGAGCGGGTTCGACAGCGAGAACGGGAGCGGGAGCGAGCGTCAGAGTGA
- a CDS encoding bis(5'-nucleosyl)-tetraphosphatase, translating to MAVEAVSAGAILFRDTRGHREYLLLKSRPGDWEFPKGGVEGDEELQQTAIREVKEEAGVEDFRLVDGFREDYSYVFEANGTTIHKTVHLFIARSFEASAELSREHRDLQWRDYEQAINTITQDGPREIFKRAHEYLDELAEKTEEGRTYLA from the coding sequence ATGGCAGTGGAAGCGGTCAGCGCTGGAGCGATCCTCTTCCGCGACACCCGTGGCCACCGGGAGTACTTGCTCCTGAAGAGCCGACCGGGGGACTGGGAGTTCCCCAAAGGCGGGGTCGAAGGCGACGAGGAGCTCCAGCAGACAGCGATCAGAGAAGTGAAAGAGGAGGCCGGCGTCGAGGATTTCCGCCTCGTCGACGGCTTCCGTGAGGATTACAGCTACGTGTTCGAGGCGAACGGGACGACCATCCACAAGACGGTCCACCTGTTCATCGCGCGGTCGTTCGAGGCCAGCGCCGAACTCTCCCGCGAACACCGTGACCTGCAGTGGCGCGACTACGAGCAGGCCATCAACACCATCACCCAGGACGGCCCGCGCGAGATATTCAAGCGCGCCCACGAGTATCTCGACGAACTGGCCGAGAAGACCGAGGAGGGCCGCACCTACCTGGCGTAG
- a CDS encoding mechanosensitive ion channel family protein, which produces MHPLFVLLQQGIPTSLGEAVARYGDALVSFAVTVAIFVVSFVIIYYVARSVLVRVTKRALGARDFSPAVISLGSSLAGGVALAGAFALAATVAGFGVILAAFATLAGALALAVGFAAQDLIANFVAGIFILKDKPFEVGDYVEWSGNSGIVRDIQLRVTKLDTFDNEQVTVPNSDLANSAVTNPVANDTRRVTFDFGIDYEANIDEARAIILGEAVDIEGVLTDPEPTAPVTGLGDSAVVLNARVWVNPAETGAGPVKFELVERVKERFDEEDIGMPYPHRQIVGSLDVNSVEPVAAPSDD; this is translated from the coding sequence ATGCATCCACTGTTCGTACTCCTTCAGCAGGGAATCCCGACGAGTCTCGGCGAAGCGGTGGCCCGATACGGGGACGCACTGGTCTCGTTCGCCGTGACGGTCGCCATCTTCGTCGTCTCGTTCGTCATCATCTACTACGTCGCCCGGTCGGTGCTGGTCCGGGTGACGAAACGTGCCCTCGGTGCGCGCGACTTCTCGCCCGCCGTCATCAGCCTCGGGTCGAGTCTCGCCGGCGGGGTCGCCCTCGCCGGTGCGTTCGCCCTCGCCGCGACAGTCGCCGGGTTCGGCGTCATCTTGGCGGCCTTCGCCACGCTGGCCGGCGCGCTCGCGCTCGCCGTCGGCTTCGCCGCCCAGGACCTCATCGCGAACTTCGTCGCCGGCATCTTCATCCTCAAGGACAAGCCGTTCGAGGTCGGCGACTACGTCGAGTGGAGCGGCAACAGCGGCATCGTCCGCGACATCCAGCTCCGCGTGACGAAGCTCGACACGTTCGACAACGAGCAGGTGACGGTCCCGAACAGCGACCTCGCGAACAGCGCGGTGACCAACCCCGTCGCGAACGACACGCGCCGGGTGACCTTCGACTTCGGCATCGACTACGAGGCGAACATCGACGAGGCGCGGGCGATTATCCTCGGAGAGGCGGTCGACATCGAGGGCGTCCTGACCGACCCCGAACCCACGGCACCGGTGACCGGGCTCGGGGACTCCGCGGTCGTGCTCAACGCACGCGTGTGGGTCAACCCGGCGGAGACGGGTGCCGGTCCGGTCAAGTTCGAACTCGTCGAGCGCGTCAAGGAACGCTTCGACGAGGAGGACATCGGCATGCCGTACCCGCACCGCCAGATTGTGGGGTCGCTCGACGTCAACTCCGTCGAGCCCGTGGCGGCACCGTCGGACGACTGA
- a CDS encoding uS10/mL48 family ribosomal protein produces MTFVTKLSLESGDRAVLEETVTEIKEFLARKGAECRGPFNDPPERLSVPQYRNLTPGDRFSAWNYSVYARRLEIHGNDHIARQIGHRDFPQSLHVEIEVEQRKPAGHRRS; encoded by the coding sequence ATGACCTTCGTCACGAAACTCTCACTCGAGAGCGGTGACCGTGCCGTCCTCGAAGAGACCGTCACCGAGATCAAGGAGTTCTTAGCGCGCAAGGGCGCGGAGTGTCGCGGCCCGTTCAACGACCCGCCCGAACGGCTCTCGGTGCCGCAGTATCGAAACCTCACCCCGGGGGACCGCTTCTCCGCGTGGAACTACTCGGTGTACGCGCGGCGGCTGGAGATACACGGCAACGACCACATCGCCCGCCAGATCGGCCACCGCGACTTCCCCCAGAGCCTCCACGTCGAAATCGAGGTCGAACAGCGGAAACCCGCCGGCCACCGTCGTTCCTGA
- a CDS encoding DUF7513 family protein, protein MSFLDTIRSAVTFRTSTPAFEPGEEFAAYVTGLTESGVVVRIGDSKLSIRGGDPSLLDRQVRLKVVSFETTSHEGEAELLSVVDAD, encoded by the coding sequence ATGAGCTTCCTCGACACGATTCGGTCGGCGGTCACGTTCCGGACGTCCACGCCGGCGTTCGAACCGGGCGAGGAGTTCGCCGCCTACGTCACGGGACTCACGGAGTCGGGCGTCGTCGTCCGCATCGGCGACTCGAAGCTCTCCATCCGCGGCGGCGACCCGTCGCTCCTCGACAGACAGGTGCGGCTCAAGGTCGTCTCGTTCGAGACGACGTCGCACGAAGGCGAGGCGGAGCTGCTCTCGGTCGTCGACGCCGACTGA
- a CDS encoding Na+/H+ antiporter NhaC family protein encodes MSHETEAETRLTFRGGPAASAVPVAFFVVWAVVQSGLLGIGDTTGLVVGMLVGLIAGLLLVRGDWKQYADVVFEGMTKRVAATAIVAWLWAGMFANTIQTGGFVDGLVWAASVLDVGAALFPAVTFLLAALLATGIGTGYGTAIAFTALVFPAGVLLGASPVLLFGAILSGAVFGDNLAPVSDTTIVSAVTQDADIGGVVASRFKYAIVAAVLAFVAYLVAGATMAGTPLQGAAGITEAARPLGLTHLLSIGVVIGTAINGRHIVEAVSWGLIVSVVLNLGLGLAPAAGMLVFRAPESAGLAQSVDALPVLGSVVTLVPTAESGVGGSLYSGAAGFFPLIVLVLLIVAGAEVMQRGGGFEAVQSFLLDRVATSVRRAETTMVLGTATVNAAITINTAAEIAIAPYVARLGKKFNINGYRRANILDANTSALGYIFPWGGGVLAGFTAMQGLPAEYEWFTASMLVNPASVWPFVFHGWFLVGVFLLAAWTGYGREYVSDRRSDEVSRV; translated from the coding sequence ATGAGTCACGAAACCGAAGCAGAGACACGCTTGACGTTTCGCGGCGGCCCCGCGGCGAGCGCGGTGCCCGTGGCGTTCTTCGTCGTCTGGGCGGTCGTCCAGAGCGGCCTCTTAGGAATCGGCGACACCACCGGACTCGTCGTGGGGATGCTCGTCGGCCTCATCGCCGGCTTGCTTCTCGTTCGCGGCGACTGGAAGCAGTACGCCGACGTGGTGTTCGAGGGGATGACCAAACGGGTGGCTGCGACGGCCATCGTCGCCTGGCTCTGGGCGGGGATGTTCGCGAACACCATCCAGACCGGCGGCTTCGTCGACGGCCTCGTCTGGGCGGCCTCGGTCCTCGACGTCGGTGCGGCGCTGTTCCCCGCGGTCACCTTCCTCCTCGCGGCGCTGCTCGCGACCGGCATCGGCACGGGGTACGGGACGGCCATCGCGTTCACCGCGCTGGTCTTCCCGGCGGGCGTCCTCCTCGGGGCGTCCCCGGTGCTCCTCTTCGGGGCCATCCTCTCGGGTGCGGTGTTCGGCGACAACCTCGCGCCCGTCTCCGACACCACCATCGTCTCGGCGGTCACGCAGGACGCCGACATCGGCGGCGTGGTCGCCTCGCGCTTCAAGTACGCCATCGTGGCCGCCGTCCTCGCGTTCGTCGCCTACCTCGTCGCCGGGGCGACGATGGCCGGGACGCCGCTTCAGGGCGCGGCAGGAATCACCGAGGCGGCCCGCCCGCTCGGTCTCACCCATCTCCTCTCCATCGGTGTCGTCATCGGGACCGCAATCAACGGGCGACACATCGTCGAGGCCGTCTCGTGGGGCCTCATCGTCAGCGTCGTCCTCAACCTCGGGCTCGGGTTGGCGCCGGCGGCGGGGATGCTCGTGTTCAGGGCCCCCGAGTCGGCGGGGCTCGCACAGTCGGTCGACGCCCTGCCCGTCCTCGGGAGCGTCGTCACGCTCGTCCCCACCGCGGAGTCGGGCGTCGGCGGCTCGCTGTACTCGGGTGCGGCGGGGTTCTTCCCGCTCATCGTCCTCGTCCTCCTCATCGTGGCCGGAGCCGAGGTGATGCAGCGCGGCGGCGGCTTCGAGGCGGTCCAGTCGTTCTTACTCGACCGCGTAGCGACCTCGGTGCGGCGGGCCGAGACGACGATGGTGCTCGGGACGGCGACGGTCAACGCCGCGATCACCATCAACACCGCCGCGGAGATCGCCATCGCGCCGTACGTCGCTCGACTCGGGAAGAAGTTCAACATCAACGGCTACCGGCGCGCGAACATCCTCGACGCAAACACCTCTGCACTCGGGTACATCTTCCCGTGGGGCGGCGGTGTGCTCGCGGGGTTCACCGCCATGCAGGGACTCCCCGCGGAGTACGAGTGGTTCACGGCGTCGATGCTCGTGAACCCCGCGTCGGTGTGGCCCTTCGTCTTCCACGGCTGGTTCCTCGTCGGCGTGTTCCTCCTCGCCGCGTGGACCGGCTACGGGAGGGAGTACGTCAGCGACCGCCGCTCCGACGAGGTGAGCCGCGTATGA
- a CDS encoding helix-hairpin-helix domain-containing protein encodes MRVVLTDGTEFSCKNFRAIESGVLLTTDKKRKKVVGFVPTHQVRYVVPDDLEPVATPPTTGEAAAVSPTTVPDTPPDPHSDDLSIGSTTPTASTETGSVEVRPAGAVDRAASELRRLGGLGSTYAERLQAAGYETLADLAAADPVAVAEAASVAPGRGRRWVDAAGRAVDTEADEPESVTGDGDSGDSEADDSDDAETDA; translated from the coding sequence ATGCGAGTCGTCCTCACTGACGGGACGGAGTTCTCCTGCAAGAACTTCAGGGCCATCGAGTCGGGTGTGTTGCTCACCACGGACAAGAAACGGAAGAAGGTCGTTGGGTTCGTCCCGACCCATCAGGTGCGGTACGTCGTCCCCGACGACCTCGAACCGGTGGCCACGCCGCCGACGACCGGTGAGGCCGCGGCCGTGTCACCGACGACCGTCCCCGACACACCTCCCGACCCACACAGCGACGACCTGTCTATCGGGTCGACGACGCCGACAGCGTCGACCGAGACAGGGAGCGTCGAGGTTCGACCCGCGGGGGCGGTCGACCGCGCCGCGAGCGAACTCCGTCGGCTCGGCGGGTTGGGCTCGACGTACGCCGAGCGGTTGCAGGCGGCCGGATACGAAACACTCGCCGACCTCGCCGCGGCCGACCCCGTCGCCGTCGCCGAGGCCGCATCGGTCGCGCCGGGCCGGGGACGGCGGTGGGTCGACGCCGCCGGGCGGGCAGTCGACACAGAGGCGGACGAACCAGAGAGTGTGACCGGAGACGGCGACTCCGGCGACAGTGAAGCCGACGACTCCGACGACGCCGAGACCGACGCGTAG